The Candidatus Hydrogenedentota bacterium genome has a window encoding:
- a CDS encoding long-chain fatty acid--CoA ligase, whose protein sequence is MSLNLAYFLDATAEKYPEKTALILDQWKMSYAELAAAVKKMANVLRDRGVKKGDKVAIMLPNTPHFPIAYYGILNAGGTVVPINCMLKALEIQYQLEDSDAFVFIAWHGFEEEARRAFLQTETCRHLILVGGSPSSPPPVGEALEPALGVASPTFDMVQTMPEDTAVILYTSGTTGTPKGAELTHFNIFFNAFYARDYIVKVQPDDVGLVVLPLFHSFGQTCVMNVGLMAGATLTMLPVFETKKTLEIIQRDRVTFLAAVPTMFFWMLSSEESGQYDISSLKMAVSGGAALPVDVLNRFYDRFGVRILEGYGLTETSPVASFNMPDRPSKPGSIGTPIWGCEMKIMREDGTFAGVDEVGEIVLRGHNLMKGYYKRPGATESVIIDGWFHTGDLAKMDEDGYFFIVDRKKDLIIRGGMNIYPREIEEALYGHPDIVEVCVIGVPDEARGEEVKAYVALAKSATTTPEELRHYCEERMAKYKVPRYIEILPSLPKGPTGKLLKRKLREMSLESGGGENKT, encoded by the coding sequence ATGAGTTTGAATCTGGCGTATTTCCTGGACGCGACCGCGGAGAAGTATCCCGAAAAGACGGCGCTCATTCTAGACCAATGGAAAATGAGTTATGCCGAATTGGCGGCCGCAGTCAAAAAAATGGCCAACGTTCTTCGGGATCGCGGGGTGAAAAAGGGCGACAAGGTCGCGATTATGCTGCCGAATACGCCACATTTTCCCATTGCCTATTATGGCATTTTGAACGCGGGGGGGACCGTCGTCCCTATCAACTGCATGTTGAAGGCGCTGGAAATCCAGTATCAACTCGAAGATTCGGATGCCTTTGTCTTTATCGCCTGGCACGGTTTCGAGGAAGAAGCCCGAAGGGCGTTTTTACAGACCGAAACCTGCCGCCATCTCATTCTGGTGGGTGGATCGCCATCCTCGCCACCTCCGGTGGGCGAAGCCCTTGAACCCGCGCTGGGCGTGGCGTCGCCCACTTTCGACATGGTGCAGACCATGCCGGAAGATACTGCGGTTATTTTGTATACCTCCGGCACGACCGGCACCCCGAAGGGCGCCGAACTAACCCATTTCAACATCTTTTTCAATGCCTTTTATGCAAGGGACTATATCGTCAAGGTCCAGCCGGACGATGTCGGGCTGGTGGTCTTGCCTCTATTCCATTCCTTCGGTCAGACCTGCGTGATGAACGTCGGCTTGATGGCCGGGGCCACGTTAACCATGCTGCCCGTCTTCGAAACGAAGAAGACCCTTGAAATCATCCAACGCGATCGCGTCACGTTCCTTGCGGCCGTTCCGACGATGTTTTTCTGGATGCTAAGTTCAGAGGAAAGCGGCCAATACGATATTTCATCGCTCAAAATGGCCGTGTCGGGCGGCGCCGCGTTGCCGGTTGACGTGCTAAACCGTTTTTACGATCGCTTTGGCGTGCGTATTCTCGAAGGCTACGGCCTGACCGAGACCAGCCCGGTTGCGTCGTTCAACATGCCCGATCGGCCCAGCAAGCCCGGCTCCATCGGCACCCCCATTTGGGGATGCGAAATGAAGATCATGCGCGAAGACGGAACCTTTGCCGGGGTGGATGAAGTCGGTGAAATCGTCCTGCGCGGCCATAATCTCATGAAAGGCTACTACAAGCGGCCCGGCGCGACCGAATCGGTCATTATAGACGGCTGGTTCCACACCGGCGATCTCGCCAAGATGGACGAGGATGGCTATTTCTTCATCGTGGACCGTAAAAAAGATCTCATCATTCGCGGCGGCATGAATATCTATCCGCGCGAAATCGAAGAAGCGCTTTATGGGCATCCCGACATCGTGGAAGTGTGCGTGATCGGCGTGCCTGACGAGGCGCGCGGCGAAGAAGTCAAGGCGTATGTCGCGTTGGCCAAATCCGCCACGACAACTCCGGAAGAACTTCGCCATTACTGCGAAGAACGCATGGCCAAATACAAGGTGCCACGCTATATTGAAATTTTGCCGTCGCTTCCCAAGGGCCCAACCGGCAAATTGCTCAAGCGAAAATTACGCGAAATGAGCCTTGAAAGTGGCGGCGGCGAAAACAAAACATGA
- a CDS encoding aldehyde ferredoxin oxidoreductase family protein produces the protein MPNGYHGVILRINLGTRSIEKEAFPEEFYRTYMGGGAFGAYFLLKETTPETDPLGPENVLTLAPSVTTGCAISGASRFSAVALSPLTNAVGEGQAGGDFGPFLKLAGYDAIVVTGKADAPCYVLVDGEKVEIRDAAHLTGRPVSEVHDILESELKQADTRVCVLQCGPAGERLVRYACIMAGRNDVVGRTGMGAVMGSKNLRAVVVRAPRKAKLATANPDAIRNLAALGAERVKTSDFPSTLRAHGTPGVVQFQSEAGNMATHNYTQGWHPEYKELSGQVFGEKIGAGQSTCMGCAVACRKRVKCTGKYEVSDKLGGPEFETLSTLGSNLDITVPEAVAKANEMCNEYGLDTITTGAIAAYAIESAENGIISTDSIGGRKLCFGDPESLFWLIDRIGRRDGVGDVLAEGFNAAVKHFGEKTTPFAVHCKGQGLPAHMAQVKPSQAIMYATVPIGGDHMSCEHDWLLAGGGELAAGLAIIGKGTRSSTDLPKIRMTVFSQHYYSLLDTLTLCMFVWGPGNLFGYRELEDFVRHVTGWDCTFWELMKVGERKTNMMRMVNARRGFSRHDDILPDRLYEPIPDGPSKGAHVKRDIFPSMLDHYYGIMGWDLATGNPLPAKLMELGLEWILD, from the coding sequence ATGCCCAACGGTTACCATGGCGTCATATTACGGATAAATCTCGGCACGCGATCCATCGAAAAGGAAGCGTTTCCCGAAGAGTTCTACCGCACCTACATGGGCGGAGGCGCGTTCGGGGCGTATTTTCTGTTGAAAGAAACGACGCCTGAAACCGATCCGCTCGGACCAGAGAATGTGTTGACGCTTGCGCCCAGCGTGACGACGGGCTGTGCCATTTCGGGCGCGAGCCGTTTCAGCGCGGTGGCCTTGTCTCCATTGACGAATGCCGTGGGGGAAGGGCAGGCCGGCGGCGATTTCGGGCCTTTTCTCAAATTGGCGGGATATGACGCCATTGTCGTGACCGGCAAGGCGGATGCGCCCTGCTATGTGCTCGTGGACGGCGAGAAGGTCGAAATCCGCGATGCGGCCCATCTGACGGGACGTCCTGTCAGTGAAGTCCACGATATCCTGGAATCGGAACTCAAACAGGCCGACACGCGCGTTTGCGTTCTCCAATGCGGTCCGGCCGGCGAACGCCTTGTCCGCTATGCGTGCATCATGGCCGGCCGAAACGACGTGGTCGGGCGCACGGGCATGGGCGCCGTCATGGGATCCAAGAACCTCCGCGCCGTTGTCGTTCGAGCGCCACGCAAGGCCAAACTCGCCACAGCCAATCCGGATGCCATTCGTAATCTTGCGGCCCTTGGCGCCGAACGGGTCAAAACGTCGGACTTTCCATCAACGCTCCGCGCTCATGGCACACCCGGCGTTGTCCAATTCCAGTCCGAGGCCGGCAATATGGCCACGCACAATTACACGCAAGGCTGGCATCCCGAATACAAGGAATTGTCCGGGCAGGTGTTCGGGGAGAAAATCGGCGCGGGACAGTCCACGTGCATGGGTTGCGCCGTCGCATGCCGCAAGCGCGTCAAATGTACCGGGAAGTACGAAGTCAGCGATAAACTCGGTGGACCGGAATTCGAGACGTTGAGCACACTCGGATCGAACCTCGACATTACTGTTCCGGAAGCCGTTGCGAAGGCCAACGAAATGTGCAACGAATACGGCCTCGACACGATTACGACGGGCGCCATCGCCGCCTATGCGATCGAATCCGCAGAAAACGGGATCATCTCGACCGATTCGATCGGGGGTAGGAAATTGTGCTTCGGCGACCCGGAGAGTCTTTTCTGGCTCATCGATCGCATTGGACGCCGCGATGGGGTCGGCGATGTGCTCGCGGAAGGCTTCAACGCGGCTGTGAAACACTTCGGCGAGAAGACGACGCCCTTTGCCGTCCACTGCAAAGGCCAGGGGCTTCCCGCGCACATGGCGCAGGTCAAACCGAGCCAGGCGATTATGTATGCGACGGTTCCCATCGGCGGCGACCACATGTCATGCGAACACGACTGGCTCCTGGCGGGCGGCGGCGAACTGGCCGCCGGCCTTGCCATCATCGGCAAGGGTACGCGATCTTCGACCGATCTGCCCAAGATCCGAATGACCGTGTTCAGCCAGCATTACTACAGCCTGCTCGACACGCTGACGCTGTGCATGTTCGTATGGGGACCGGGCAACCTGTTCGGCTACCGCGAACTCGAAGACTTCGTCCGTCACGTGACCGGCTGGGATTGCACCTTCTGGGAACTTATGAAAGTCGGCGAGCGCAAGACGAACATGATGCGCATGGTGAATGCGCGGCGCGGTTTCTCGCGTCACGACGACATACTCCCTGATCGTTTGTATGAACCCATTCCGGACGGACCCAGCAAAGGCGCACACGTCAAACGCGATATTTTTCCGAGCATGCTTGACCATTATTACGGAATCATGGGATGGGATTTGGCCACCGGCAATCCCTTGCCGGCCAAACTCATGGAACTCGGACTCGAATGGATTCTGGATTGA
- a CDS encoding GspE/PulE family protein has translation MANESSSSIPAPLRAIEGSLRSLLGSSDEDAIRAVDVVLRHAIDNRASDIHLEPWDDCLSVRYRIDGLLHEAARLPIQHYPKILGRVKVVARMLTYQKDMPQDGRIDPEATACGKAMRVSTFPTVYGEKIVIRVLDADPSLFSLDALGFRAEVAAALRVIVGRPQGTLLLTGPASSGKTTTIYALLKEIINARTTAAHVVTIEDPVEYRLGRVAQTEVNPHVGFTFDAALRSLMRQDPEVIMIGEIRDLETARVAIQAGLTGHLVISTIHSGTAAGVFTRLLDMGVEPYLVASSITGVLAQRLLRRNCPSCATACAPDPALARRFGLADAGVSFVCGRGCEACQGIGYRGRSAIGELLAVDDVIANLILSRPRTFVVHEAALNRGMVPLATDGARCVREGLTTLEELARVLPAETVSMTQAD, from the coding sequence ATGGCAAATGAATCATCCTCTTCTATCCCGGCCCCTTTACGCGCCATCGAAGGCAGCCTGCGATCGCTGCTGGGAAGCAGCGACGAGGACGCCATCCGCGCGGTGGACGTCGTGTTGCGTCACGCGATCGACAATCGGGCCAGCGACATCCATCTCGAACCGTGGGATGACTGCCTATCCGTCCGGTACCGAATAGACGGCCTGCTTCACGAAGCCGCCCGCCTGCCCATTCAGCATTATCCGAAAATCTTGGGACGCGTGAAGGTCGTTGCGCGCATGCTGACTTATCAGAAGGATATGCCCCAGGATGGGCGCATAGACCCGGAAGCCACCGCCTGCGGAAAAGCCATGCGCGTGTCCACGTTTCCGACCGTCTACGGCGAGAAAATCGTGATCCGCGTCCTCGATGCCGACCCGTCGCTGTTCTCCCTCGACGCGCTGGGGTTCCGCGCGGAAGTGGCTGCGGCATTGCGCGTGATTGTCGGGCGTCCCCAGGGGACCCTGTTACTGACCGGTCCCGCTTCGAGCGGCAAAACGACGACCATCTATGCGCTGCTCAAGGAAATCATCAACGCGCGCACGACAGCCGCCCACGTCGTGACGATCGAGGATCCGGTCGAATACCGCCTGGGACGCGTGGCCCAAACCGAGGTAAACCCGCACGTGGGATTTACGTTCGATGCCGCGCTGCGTTCGTTGATGCGCCAAGACCCCGAAGTGATCATGATCGGCGAGATCCGCGATCTGGAAACAGCCCGGGTGGCCATTCAGGCCGGACTGACCGGCCACCTCGTCATCAGCACCATCCACAGCGGCACGGCGGCAGGCGTGTTCACGCGCCTGCTCGACATGGGCGTCGAGCCCTACCTCGTCGCCTCGTCCATCACGGGTGTGCTGGCGCAGCGTTTGCTGCGGCGCAATTGTCCTTCATGCGCCACCGCGTGCGCGCCTGATCCGGCGCTTGCCAGGCGGTTCGGACTGGCCGATGCCGGCGTATCGTTTGTGTGCGGCCGGGGATGCGAGGCCTGCCAGGGCATAGGGTATCGTGGACGCAGCGCCATCGGCGAACTGCTGGCCGTTGACGATGTCATCGCCAATCTCATTCTTTCGCGCCCGCGTACCTTCGTCGTGCATGAGGCCGCATTGAACCGGGGCATGGTCCCGCTTGCCACCGACGGCGCCCGATGCGTTCGAGAAGGGCTTACGACCCTCGAGGAACTCGCCCGCGTTCTGCCTGCGGAAACAGTTTCCATGACGCAGGCGGACTGA
- a CDS encoding substrate-binding domain-containing protein yields the protein MPRLARLLNEHRALIMLAMLFAALSAFAPNFLSIHNMTAILRGASLNAVAAIGFTIVLILGQLDLSIGAVVMLCGMIAIRLEPSLGWAGAIAAALTTGGTVGVANGLLVVKARINSFIVTLGTMTMVTGLMHLYSGGGSAAIADFRLADWLETPVVPFLPPMVIITLTWVAGFTVFLNRTRVGRGFFLVGANPEAAWLAGLNRDRYLMAGFVLSGVTAALAGAMFAASLSSMTSAAVLGTRTLMTVLAAVIIGGTLMTGGKGSVLKSYFAVLMLTTLFNGIGCFGLGFEVQIFVNGLILAVVVLYEAYAIHRHERMKGQRPDLMREAAEGRVFASDEGAPDMNSKDRFPLICITIVAIVAIAATAITAMYFKYASSQAMLVAGVPAESAPEVDVFSLKGTDGQPYILRATEKKTIPERPADPSALPETDKGHWWDIEFAGWKAEKVPMPDSPKNGPRGKKVILLKAGDHPYWTAYVNGFTVMANAYGMKIKVFNGNWNMDLQAQQADQAVNERPDMVILAPVDATACTPLLRKINKAGIPCIASNTIPCDEAMKYCLAWTGPDDWGQFRMLARVFADALGKQGGYAIIRHMPGSSPFFSRTYAPITELLDYAPEMKMLAMDTSNLEAEGAMQLTAAWIAKFGAELKGLILAADDFSLTGALEALRTAGRTDIVIVAAGNSKTGMDAVKAGDALAITYQSAEGDGALAVHSAARWFNGEKLDPVTYLPKHIITKADVDQFMPAQW from the coding sequence ATGCCTAGGCTTGCCCGCCTGCTGAACGAACACCGCGCGCTTATCATGCTGGCCATGCTCTTCGCGGCCTTGTCCGCGTTCGCGCCGAATTTTCTGTCCATTCACAACATGACGGCCATCCTGCGCGGGGCGAGCCTGAATGCGGTGGCTGCCATCGGGTTCACGATTGTGCTCATTCTCGGCCAGTTGGACCTGTCTATCGGCGCAGTGGTCATGCTGTGCGGGATGATCGCAATACGTCTGGAACCGTCGCTGGGCTGGGCCGGCGCGATTGCGGCGGCACTGACAACGGGTGGAACCGTTGGCGTCGCAAACGGCCTCCTGGTCGTGAAGGCGCGCATCAATTCGTTCATCGTGACACTCGGCACGATGACGATGGTCACGGGGCTGATGCACCTCTACAGCGGCGGTGGATCGGCGGCCATCGCGGATTTCCGGCTTGCCGACTGGCTCGAAACGCCGGTTGTTCCGTTCCTGCCGCCGATGGTGATTATCACGCTGACATGGGTCGCCGGCTTCACCGTGTTTCTGAATCGAACGCGAGTCGGGCGCGGTTTCTTTCTGGTCGGCGCCAATCCCGAAGCCGCGTGGCTGGCCGGATTGAACCGCGACCGGTACTTGATGGCGGGATTCGTCCTCTCCGGCGTCACGGCGGCGCTGGCGGGCGCGATGTTCGCGGCGAGCCTCAGTTCGATGACCTCGGCGGCCGTGCTCGGAACGCGAACTCTCATGACGGTCCTGGCGGCGGTCATCATCGGCGGAACGCTCATGACCGGCGGAAAAGGCAGTGTGCTCAAGAGTTATTTCGCCGTGTTGATGTTGACAACGCTGTTCAACGGGATCGGCTGTTTCGGACTGGGATTCGAGGTCCAGATCTTCGTGAACGGCTTGATTTTGGCCGTGGTCGTGCTGTACGAGGCGTACGCGATTCACCGGCACGAACGAATGAAGGGACAGCGGCCCGACTTGATGAGGGAAGCCGCCGAAGGTAGGGTATTCGCAAGCGACGAAGGAGCGCCCGACATGAATTCGAAAGACCGGTTCCCGCTGATTTGTATCACGATTGTCGCGATTGTCGCGATCGCCGCCACGGCCATCACGGCGATGTATTTCAAGTATGCGTCATCCCAAGCCATGCTGGTTGCAGGCGTGCCGGCTGAGTCGGCCCCGGAAGTGGATGTTTTTTCACTCAAGGGAACCGACGGCCAGCCCTACATCCTCCGTGCAACCGAGAAGAAGACGATTCCCGAACGCCCGGCCGATCCCTCTGCCCTGCCGGAAACCGACAAGGGCCATTGGTGGGACATCGAGTTCGCGGGATGGAAGGCGGAGAAGGTCCCGATGCCGGATTCGCCGAAGAACGGCCCACGCGGAAAGAAGGTGATTCTGTTGAAAGCGGGCGATCACCCGTACTGGACGGCGTACGTGAACGGGTTCACCGTCATGGCGAACGCATACGGCATGAAGATCAAGGTGTTCAATGGCAACTGGAACATGGACCTTCAAGCGCAACAAGCAGACCAGGCCGTCAACGAACGGCCCGATATGGTTATCCTTGCGCCCGTTGACGCGACCGCCTGCACGCCGCTGTTGCGTAAAATCAACAAGGCCGGCATCCCGTGCATCGCCTCGAACACCATCCCGTGCGACGAGGCCATGAAGTATTGCCTTGCGTGGACCGGCCCGGATGATTGGGGGCAGTTCCGCATGCTGGCGCGCGTGTTTGCCGACGCGCTCGGCAAACAAGGCGGCTATGCCATTATCCGCCACATGCCGGGCAGTTCGCCGTTCTTCTCGCGGACCTATGCGCCCATCACCGAACTCCTCGATTACGCGCCGGAAATGAAGATGCTCGCCATGGACACCTCGAATCTCGAGGCGGAAGGCGCGATGCAACTGACCGCGGCATGGATCGCGAAGTTCGGCGCCGAACTGAAAGGGTTGATCCTTGCCGCCGACGATTTCAGCCTGACGGGCGCGCTCGAAGCCCTACGCACAGCCGGACGGACGGATATCGTGATCGTCGCCGCGGGAAACAGCAAAACGGGCATGGATGCCGTGAAAGCGGGTGATGCGCTGGCCATCACCTATCAGTCCGCGGAAGGCGACGGCGCGCTCGCCGTCCATTCCGCCGCTCGCTGGTTCAACGGAGAAAAACTCGACCCGGTGACGTATCTGCCGAAACACATCATCACGAAGGCCGATGTGGACCAATTCATGCCGGCCCAGTGGTAG
- a CDS encoding sugar ABC transporter ATP-binding protein yields the protein MEGVSKRFPGTLAVDNVSMEVRAGEIHALMGENGAGKSTLMKILAGAFNDYTGAIRVGGQEVRLESPMAAKRHGIGMVFQELSLARPISIAENLLAGRMPVTRWGMLDRRRMLDEARRCLELVGLDINPLKTVEEISQHEAQQVEIAKVLGNAPCILILDEPTSALSREEVHRLFAILRDLRRGGLAIVYISHHLPEVFEIADRVTVLRDGRKIATRDIADTTPQALVQMMVGQTIERFYSRRETAWGGSALRVEHLTRHGFFHDVSFEVRKGEILGLAGLSGAGRTELARSLCGLDPLDHGVVNVCGEEFAGDYPQAVAKGLVYLTEDRKVDGLFLRLSVEKNLLAALLPFHSKAGIYRSGRDIFVTRKYLEELEVVAASAETDAGTLSGGNQQKVLLGKWLATNPRVLILDEPTRGVDVKAKRKIHESLLAIANRGAAMVLISSDLPELAGLSDRVLVMRRGRLIGEMHKEDLSEEALLLAMNGHEAPAGRSP from the coding sequence ATGGAAGGTGTGTCGAAACGTTTTCCCGGCACGCTCGCCGTGGACAACGTCTCCATGGAAGTGCGCGCGGGAGAAATCCATGCGTTGATGGGCGAGAACGGCGCGGGCAAGTCAACGCTGATGAAGATCCTGGCCGGCGCCTTCAACGATTACACCGGCGCGATTCGCGTGGGCGGGCAAGAAGTGCGCCTCGAATCGCCGATGGCGGCAAAGCGACACGGCATCGGAATGGTCTTTCAGGAACTGAGCCTTGCGCGTCCCATCAGTATCGCCGAGAATCTCCTGGCCGGACGAATGCCTGTCACGCGGTGGGGCATGCTCGACCGGCGGAGAATGCTCGATGAGGCGCGGCGCTGTCTTGAACTCGTCGGACTCGACATCAATCCACTCAAAACCGTCGAGGAGATCAGCCAGCACGAGGCGCAACAGGTCGAAATTGCGAAGGTGCTCGGAAACGCTCCCTGCATACTGATTCTCGACGAACCGACGTCGGCCTTGTCGCGCGAAGAAGTTCATCGGCTCTTCGCGATCCTGCGCGATCTGCGGCGCGGCGGCCTCGCGATCGTGTATATCTCCCATCATTTGCCGGAAGTCTTCGAGATCGCCGATCGGGTCACGGTACTGCGCGATGGGAGAAAGATCGCCACCCGCGACATCGCGGACACGACACCGCAGGCGCTTGTCCAGATGATGGTCGGCCAAACCATCGAGCGGTTCTATTCGAGGCGCGAAACCGCATGGGGCGGAAGCGCTCTTCGTGTCGAACATCTCACCCGGCATGGTTTCTTTCATGATGTTTCTTTCGAGGTCCGGAAAGGTGAAATTCTCGGACTCGCCGGATTGTCCGGCGCGGGACGGACGGAACTGGCGCGATCGTTGTGCGGACTGGATCCGCTGGACCATGGCGTCGTGAACGTGTGCGGGGAAGAGTTTGCCGGAGATTACCCGCAAGCCGTCGCGAAAGGGCTGGTCTACCTCACGGAAGATCGCAAAGTGGACGGATTGTTTCTTCGTTTGTCTGTGGAGAAGAACTTGCTGGCGGCCCTCCTTCCGTTCCACTCGAAGGCAGGGATTTACCGGTCTGGCCGCGATATATTTGTAACGCGAAAATACCTTGAAGAACTCGAAGTGGTGGCAGCGTCGGCGGAAACGGATGCGGGAACGTTATCGGGCGGCAACCAGCAAAAGGTGCTCTTGGGCAAGTGGCTCGCGACAAATCCGCGCGTGTTGATCCTCGACGAACCAACGCGCGGCGTGGACGTAAAGGCCAAGAGGAAGATTCACGAATCGCTTTTGGCAATCGCGAACCGGGGTGCGGCCATGGTGCTCATCAGTTCGGATCTGCCGGAGTTAGCCGGTTTGTCCGACCGTGTCCTCGTCATGCGGCGTGGTCGCCTGATTGGGGAAATGCACAAAGAAGACCTTTCCGAAGAAGCCCTCTTGCTTGCGATGAACGGGCACGAAGCTCCGGCCGGAAGATCCCCATGA
- a CDS encoding DUF169 domain-containing protein — translation MDIGVKYLFIRRWESFVPNAPLPIAFFYTDDPGGVSVVPKQEGHACFLAQLGGVRKGEPLAFERESLGCSGGKRYLGFSQELMPGFEYFLSCGIPGKLEGERYKQSPELVREFIRNSPVFTAPARYAVFKRWDTLDETDEPVAVFFDVAPDVLAALFTLANYDEPSPHGVIAPFCAGCGAIVGYPYTEAQSEHPRAVLGMFDISARPFVRKETLSFAIPMKKFVRMMVNMEESFLITDSWQRVKNRL, via the coding sequence ATGGATATTGGAGTCAAATACTTGTTCATTCGGCGTTGGGAATCGTTCGTTCCGAACGCCCCGCTTCCGATCGCATTTTTCTACACGGACGATCCCGGCGGTGTTTCCGTCGTGCCCAAACAAGAGGGCCACGCCTGTTTTCTGGCCCAGTTGGGCGGCGTCCGAAAGGGGGAGCCGCTTGCCTTCGAACGCGAGTCGCTCGGTTGCTCCGGCGGGAAACGTTATCTCGGATTCAGCCAGGAACTCATGCCCGGTTTCGAATATTTCCTCTCCTGCGGCATACCAGGCAAACTCGAGGGGGAACGCTATAAACAGTCGCCCGAACTGGTCCGCGAATTCATTCGCAACTCGCCCGTGTTCACAGCGCCTGCGCGGTATGCCGTCTTCAAAAGATGGGATACGCTGGACGAAACCGACGAACCAGTGGCCGTTTTTTTCGATGTCGCGCCGGATGTGCTAGCCGCCCTGTTTACCTTGGCCAATTACGACGAACCGTCGCCGCACGGCGTCATCGCGCCCTTCTGCGCCGGATGCGGCGCAATTGTGGGATATCCGTACACGGAAGCCCAATCGGAACACCCACGCGCGGTGCTGGGCATGTTCGACATTTCCGCGCGCCCGTTTGTGCGCAAGGAAACTCTCTCCTTCGCAATTCCAATGAAAAAGTTCGTGCGGATGATGGTCAACATGGAAGAAAGTTTCTTGATCACCGATTCATGGCAGCGCGTTAAAAACCGCCTGTAA
- a CDS encoding SGNH/GDSL hydrolase family protein — protein sequence MMWQRTIGAFVKLALCMACVCAGAAEHGAGRTAKTDPEFAPVQDVQGLPRVLLIGDSISIGYTLPVRELLKGKANVHRIPVNGGPTPNGLRHLKEWLGTGKWDVIHFNWGLHDLKFMEDGARQVAIGQYAANLRQLVKILKQTGAKLIWASTTPVPTEEVKPPRKNDDVIAYNAVAKQIMDENGISIDDLYAFALPILSSIQRPANVHFTEGGSRALAEQVVKSIKSAL from the coding sequence ATGATGTGGCAAAGGACAATCGGGGCGTTCGTGAAACTGGCTCTGTGCATGGCCTGTGTATGCGCGGGCGCGGCGGAACACGGGGCCGGACGCACGGCAAAAACGGATCCGGAGTTCGCGCCGGTACAGGACGTCCAAGGCCTGCCGCGCGTACTACTCATCGGCGATTCGATTTCCATCGGCTACACATTGCCGGTGCGCGAATTACTGAAGGGGAAGGCCAATGTCCATCGCATTCCGGTCAATGGGGGCCCGACCCCCAACGGATTGCGACACCTGAAAGAATGGCTAGGGACGGGCAAATGGGATGTTATCCATTTCAATTGGGGTCTGCACGACCTGAAATTCATGGAAGACGGCGCCCGGCAAGTCGCCATTGGGCAATATGCGGCGAATCTCCGACAACTTGTGAAAATACTCAAACAAACCGGAGCAAAATTGATTTGGGCCAGCACGACACCGGTCCCGACCGAAGAGGTCAAGCCGCCGCGCAAGAACGACGACGTAATCGCGTACAATGCCGTCGCGAAACAAATCATGGATGAAAACGGGATATCCATTGACGATTTATATGCGTTTGCGCTGCCCATACTGTCTTCAATTCAGAGACCGGCCAACGTACATTTTACCGAGGGTGGTTCGAGAGCTTTGGCGGAACAAGTGGTCAAATCCATAAAAAGCGCGCTATAG
- a CDS encoding ABC transporter permease, with the protein MIRRTRPISHIIEMAGIYVVALLLLIAGAFVSPDFPTAENFVNILSAVALLGIVSSGMAFVTFSGNMADLSVPAIMAFSGIIAVAALPLGLAPALVMGILAGVAIGAMNGLVVGKLNANPILWTLAVAFFMEGFMRFTWSNNQVYPDTAPGTPGAAFIEIFRMHAGPVPLVVVIMLALFAAGHLVMTRTRFGHESRLVGSSRAAARASGIRVSRVVFLNFVVAAFAAAIAGILITSMNKLGVFYLGQGYDFKAVTAVVIGGVMLSGGRGHIPGVFGGVLVIGLLANIMTFLGITAFRQNIVMGIVFIAVVGLQQYRLRAQGKDYA; encoded by the coding sequence ATGATCAGACGGACCCGACCGATCAGTCACATCATCGAGATGGCCGGGATCTATGTCGTTGCTCTTTTGTTACTGATTGCCGGAGCGTTCGTCTCTCCAGACTTTCCGACGGCGGAGAATTTCGTGAATATCCTGAGCGCCGTCGCATTGCTGGGCATTGTTTCATCGGGAATGGCCTTCGTGACCTTTTCCGGCAACATGGCGGACCTCTCCGTGCCGGCCATCATGGCATTTTCGGGAATTATCGCGGTGGCCGCGCTGCCGCTGGGATTGGCGCCCGCGCTGGTCATGGGCATCCTCGCGGGTGTGGCGATTGGCGCCATGAACGGTCTTGTCGTTGGAAAACTGAATGCAAATCCAATCCTGTGGACGCTGGCCGTGGCCTTCTTCATGGAAGGTTTCATGCGTTTCACGTGGAGCAACAACCAAGTCTATCCGGACACTGCGCCGGGCACGCCGGGCGCGGCCTTCATCGAAATTTTTCGCATGCACGCCGGGCCCGTGCCGCTGGTTGTCGTCATCATGCTGGCGCTGTTTGCCGCGGGACACCTCGTGATGACGCGGACGCGGTTTGGCCATGAAAGCCGCCTGGTGGGTTCGTCCCGTGCCGCCGCGCGCGCATCCGGCATCCGTGTTTCGCGCGTCGTGTTCCTGAATTTCGTTGTCGCGGCGTTTGCGGCGGCGATCGCCGGAATCCTGATCACATCCATGAACAAACTCGGCGTCTTCTATCTGGGACAGGGCTACGATTTCAAGGCCGTCACGGCGGTCGTGATAGGCGGCGTAATGCTGAGCGGCGGACGCGGGCATATCCCGGGCGTGTTCGGCGGCGTGTTGGTCATCGGCCTGCTGGCGAATATCATGACCTTCCTTGGCATCACGGCGTTCCGGCAGAACATCGTCATGGGGATCGTGTTCATTGCCGTCGTGGGTCTGCAACAGTATCGGCTTCGTGCACAGGGGAAAGATTATGCCTAG